A part of Hyphomicrobiales bacterium 4NK60-0047b genomic DNA contains:
- the meaB gene encoding methylmalonyl Co-A mutase-associated GTPase MeaB, whose translation MIKAPQTIEDFETGILAGNRTVLARAITLVESQKSEHRKKAQELLLRLLPNAGKALRVGITGVPGVGKSTTIEALGLYLTSIGKKVAVLAVDPSSSVTGGSILGDKTRMQNLSVEPNAFIRPSPTSGTLGGVTKKTRETMALCEAAGFDVLLIETVGVGQSETAVAEMVDFFLCLMLPGAGDELQGIKKGILEIADMIAVNKADGENEMRAKQAASEYRAALHILTPQSKNWSPPVITISGLTGQGLDHLWENIETHRTALSASGEFEEKRNNQAATWMREMVEARLLARLSENDGIIQLIEMCEADVRSGTLTATLAADKIFEAL comes from the coding sequence ATGATAAAAGCACCGCAAACCATTGAAGACTTTGAAACTGGTATTTTGGCAGGCAACCGTACAGTTCTGGCCAGAGCTATCACGTTGGTTGAAAGCCAGAAAAGTGAGCATCGGAAAAAAGCGCAAGAGCTTTTGTTAAGACTTCTTCCCAACGCTGGCAAAGCTTTGCGAGTTGGGATTACTGGTGTTCCTGGTGTTGGGAAATCAACCACAATTGAAGCACTTGGATTGTACCTTACTAGCATTGGGAAAAAAGTTGCAGTGCTGGCAGTCGACCCTAGTTCTTCTGTTACTGGCGGTTCTATCCTTGGTGATAAAACACGCATGCAAAATCTTAGTGTTGAGCCAAATGCTTTTATTCGCCCATCCCCCACATCAGGCACACTTGGCGGGGTGACAAAGAAAACAAGAGAAACGATGGCCCTTTGCGAAGCCGCTGGGTTTGATGTTCTCTTAATTGAAACCGTTGGTGTTGGGCAATCTGAAACGGCTGTTGCTGAAATGGTCGATTTCTTCCTTTGCCTCATGTTGCCTGGTGCTGGTGATGAATTGCAAGGCATCAAGAAAGGCATATTAGAAATTGCTGATATGATTGCCGTCAATAAAGCTGATGGTGAAAATGAGATGCGTGCTAAACAAGCTGCCAGTGAATATCGTGCGGCTTTGCATATTTTAACACCGCAGAGTAAAAACTGGTCTCCTCCTGTTATTACAATTTCAGGCTTAACTGGGCAGGGACTTGATCATTTATGGGAAAATATTGAAACACACCGAACAGCCCTTTCAGCAAGCGGTGAATTTGAGGAGAAAAGAAATAATCAAGCCGCTACCTGGATGCGTGAAATGGTTGAAGCTCGCCTACTCGCAAGGCTTAGTGAAAATGATGGAATAATCCAACTGATTGAGATGTGCGAAGCTGATGTGCGTTCTGGAACTTTAACTGCAACTCTTGCAGCTGATAAAATTTTTGAAGCTCTCTGA
- a CDS encoding VOC family protein translates to MEQKLKHQRHMQQRISIITLGVADLKKAKAFYDALGWKVASDETVEEIVAYDLQSMALALYPWEKLAADAQVPAERSGYSSFSIAHNLNSEEEVSELLSKIPEAGGTILKPATKAFWGGFSGCFADLDGHIWEIAYNPFAKLGPNGEFQWNGFSS, encoded by the coding sequence ATGGAACAGAAACTTAAACATCAGAGACACATGCAACAAAGAATAAGCATCATCACTTTAGGAGTGGCAGACCTTAAAAAAGCAAAAGCTTTTTATGATGCTCTTGGGTGGAAGGTGGCGTCTGATGAAACAGTAGAAGAGATCGTTGCCTATGACCTTCAGTCTATGGCACTGGCCCTTTATCCGTGGGAGAAGTTAGCGGCTGACGCTCAGGTGCCTGCCGAACGTTCTGGCTATTCTTCCTTTTCCATTGCTCACAATCTGAACTCAGAAGAAGAGGTTAGCGAGCTATTGTCTAAAATTCCCGAAGCTGGTGGCACCATTTTAAAGCCAGCGACAAAAGCGTTTTGGGGTGGATTTTCTGGCTGTTTTGCTGACCTTGATGGTCACATTTGGGAGATAGCCTATAATCCTTTTGCCAAACTTGGCCCGAACGGCGAATTTCAATGGAACGGCTTTAGTTCTTGA
- a CDS encoding lysine--tRNA ligase, which produces MSDGALKTFAEDSKAWPFEEARKIVKRLSKQKETAPSSPIIFETGYGPSGLPHIGTFGEVVRTSMVRHAFRVLTEDKIPTRFICFSDDMDGFRKVPTNVPNAEMLSEYLDKPLTAVPDPFATHESFAHHNNARLQSFLDQFGFEYEFFSATECYKSGQFDETLLTMLHNYDKVMEIILPTLGSERQATYSPFLPVCPNSGKVLQVPMIGRDAEAGTVTYQDPETDEEVTTLVTGGNVKCQWKADWAMRWVALGVSYEMAGKDHIESVHLSSRIAKALGGKPPEGFNYELFLDEKGEKISKSKGNGLTIEEWLTYASPESLSLFMFQKPKTAKRLYFDVIPKNVDEYLTFSTKFSGQEPKDQLVNPAWHIHGGEVPSGQLPISYNLLLNLVSASNASEPEVLWGFIKRYAPDATAETHPELDRMVGYAINYFHEFVAPTKEFRAPTDLERTAIEDLAKRFEEADESLDGQGLQQIVFDVGKHHEFDPLRSWFTALYEVLLGQSQGPRFGSFVELYGVKETVALINEKLNG; this is translated from the coding sequence ATGAGTGACGGTGCGCTAAAAACATTCGCTGAAGATAGTAAAGCTTGGCCATTTGAAGAAGCTCGCAAGATTGTCAAACGGTTGTCGAAACAAAAAGAGACAGCGCCTTCTTCTCCTATTATATTTGAAACGGGCTATGGCCCTTCAGGTTTACCGCACATTGGTACCTTTGGTGAAGTGGTGCGAACATCTATGGTGCGTCATGCCTTTAGAGTTCTCACAGAAGATAAAATTCCGACACGTTTCATTTGTTTTTCGGATGATATGGATGGATTTCGCAAGGTTCCAACCAATGTGCCAAATGCAGAAATGCTCTCTGAGTATTTAGACAAGCCTTTGACAGCTGTACCTGATCCGTTTGCGACCCATGAAAGTTTCGCTCACCATAATAACGCACGGTTACAGAGCTTTCTTGATCAATTTGGTTTTGAGTATGAATTTTTCTCTGCAACTGAGTGCTATAAGTCTGGTCAGTTTGATGAGACATTGCTCACCATGCTGCACAACTATGACAAGGTGATGGAGATTATCTTGCCAACTCTTGGCTCCGAGCGCCAGGCAACTTATTCGCCATTTTTGCCTGTTTGCCCGAATAGCGGCAAAGTTTTACAAGTACCGATGATTGGCCGCGATGCAGAGGCTGGTACTGTTACCTATCAGGACCCCGAAACGGATGAAGAAGTTACAACGCTCGTGACTGGTGGCAATGTGAAATGCCAATGGAAAGCAGATTGGGCTATGCGGTGGGTCGCTCTTGGGGTTTCTTATGAAATGGCGGGTAAAGACCATATTGAAAGCGTGCACTTGTCTAGCCGGATTGCTAAAGCTCTTGGTGGCAAGCCGCCTGAGGGATTTAACTATGAACTCTTTTTGGATGAAAAGGGTGAGAAGATTTCTAAATCAAAAGGCAATGGCCTGACTATTGAGGAATGGCTCACTTATGCCAGCCCTGAGAGTTTATCTCTCTTTATGTTCCAAAAACCTAAGACAGCTAAGCGACTATATTTTGATGTGATCCCGAAAAATGTTGATGAGTACCTGACATTTTCAACCAAATTTTCTGGACAAGAACCAAAAGACCAACTGGTAAACCCTGCCTGGCATATCCATGGTGGTGAGGTGCCCTCTGGCCAATTGCCGATTAGCTATAACCTCTTGCTTAATCTTGTTTCCGCATCGAATGCCTCTGAGCCTGAAGTGCTTTGGGGTTTTATTAAGCGTTATGCACCTGACGCCACAGCAGAGACACATCCTGAGCTTGATCGCATGGTTGGTTATGCTATCAACTATTTCCATGAATTTGTGGCGCCGACCAAAGAGTTCCGCGCGCCAACAGATTTAGAGCGCACGGCAATTGAAGATTTGGCTAAACGATTTGAAGAAGCAGATGAAAGTCTGGACGGTCAGGGACTTCAGCAGATTGTATTTGATGTGGGCAAGCACCATGAATTTGATCCGCTTCGCTCTTGGTTTACCGCACTTTATGAAGTCTTGCTTGGTCAATCGCAGGGGCCGCGTTTTGGCTCATTTGTGGAGCTTTATGGAGTGAAGGAAACTGTTGCTCTTATCAATGAGAAGCTTAATGGTTAG
- a CDS encoding 3-hydroxybutyrate dehydrogenase, protein MKLKDKVAIITGSTSGIGLGLAKGLASEGANIVLNGFGDSSEIEKNRQSIEEMGVHCIYNGADMTKPEEISAMVTEAKEKFGRVDIVVNNAGIQTVSPVQDFPEEKWEAIIAINLSSAFYTTRAVVPMMKEQGWGRIINLASAHGLVASPFKSAYVAAKHGMVGFTKSIALEVAEENITVNAICPGYVHTPLVDGQIADTAKARGISEDAVVKDVLLKLQATKKFVTVEQLAEMAVFLCSDGAENITGTSLAVDGGWTAQ, encoded by the coding sequence ATGAAATTAAAAGATAAAGTTGCCATTATAACGGGCTCAACCAGCGGTATCGGATTAGGCTTGGCCAAAGGGTTAGCTTCTGAGGGTGCTAACATTGTTTTAAATGGATTTGGTGATAGTAGCGAAATTGAAAAAAATAGACAGTCTATCGAAGAGATGGGCGTACACTGTATCTATAATGGTGCTGACATGACCAAGCCGGAAGAAATTTCAGCAATGGTGACAGAGGCAAAAGAAAAATTCGGGCGCGTAGACATTGTGGTCAACAATGCCGGCATTCAAACTGTATCCCCTGTCCAGGATTTCCCCGAAGAAAAGTGGGAAGCCATCATTGCGATTAATCTCTCAAGTGCATTTTACACAACCCGTGCTGTCGTCCCAATGATGAAAGAGCAAGGTTGGGGCCGGATTATCAATCTGGCATCCGCGCATGGTCTCGTCGCATCTCCTTTTAAAAGTGCTTATGTCGCTGCCAAGCATGGCATGGTTGGTTTTACAAAGTCCATTGCTCTGGAAGTGGCAGAAGAAAACATCACAGTAAATGCCATTTGCCCAGGATATGTGCACACGCCCTTAGTTGACGGGCAAATCGCAGATACAGCAAAGGCGCGTGGGATTTCTGAAGACGCTGTTGTGAAGGATGTTTTGCTAAAATTACAAGCAACCAAAAAATTCGTAACAGTCGAACAACTTGCCGAAATGGCTGTCTTCCTTTGTAGCGATGGAGCAGAAAATATCACGGGCACATCACTCGCCGTAGATGGTGGCTGGACTGCCCAGTAA
- a CDS encoding DUF805 domain-containing protein, whose translation MPIISPFVSFQGRITRRTFWVGLIVLAFASPFAFSTIISSDPFGELLQTAQKLGIVGLIWSIVLIFSLAALLTKRLHDRNKTGLYAFLFYGPALLKAVQFYTGLEFGGGALSWVQDWGWLIGLELGAVGIWFLIELGLYGPVDPNKYGPDPRDD comes from the coding sequence ATGCCTATCATATCACCGTTTGTTAGCTTTCAAGGCCGGATTACACGGCGTACTTTTTGGGTTGGTTTGATTGTTTTAGCTTTTGCAAGTCCGTTTGCTTTCTCAACCATAATTTCATCTGATCCATTTGGTGAGTTGCTACAAACTGCGCAAAAACTCGGAATAGTTGGCCTTATCTGGTCTATCGTGCTGATATTTTCTCTTGCCGCCCTTTTAACGAAACGCTTGCATGATCGTAATAAAACAGGGCTTTATGCGTTTCTCTTCTATGGCCCAGCGCTTTTAAAGGCTGTGCAATTTTATACTGGGCTTGAGTTTGGGGGTGGCGCTCTTTCCTGGGTGCAAGATTGGGGATGGCTGATTGGTTTAGAGCTTGGAGCAGTTGGCATTTGGTTTTTAATCGAGCTTGGCCTCTATGGCCCGGTTGACCCGAATAAATATGGCCCTGACCCACGTGATGATTAG
- a CDS encoding VOC family protein, which produces MSNPYEKKPLIEDAVAIIPISDMTQTLEFYEQTLGFEKRFVSEDASFAMVLHGEAALHFITAEDDEALKASRTNISIYLWSKQLDDLYTSLEAKLSVLPEGRVRAPFDQTYGMREFHVKDPDGCLLIFGETIE; this is translated from the coding sequence ATGAGCAATCCATATGAGAAAAAGCCATTGATTGAAGATGCTGTTGCGATTATTCCTATTTCAGATATGACGCAAACTCTTGAATTTTACGAACAGACCCTTGGGTTTGAAAAACGGTTTGTCTCTGAAGATGCTTCTTTTGCGATGGTGCTGCATGGTGAGGCTGCGCTTCATTTTATTACAGCAGAAGATGATGAGGCGTTAAAAGCCAGTCGGACTAACATCTCCATATATCTTTGGAGCAAACAGCTGGATGACCTGTATACCTCTTTAGAGGCGAAACTTTCTGTTCTGCCAGAGGGGCGTGTTCGTGCTCCATTTGATCAGACTTATGGTATGCGTGAATTTCATGTGAAAGATCCTGATGGTTGTTTGCTGATCTTTGGTGAAACAATCGAGTGA
- a CDS encoding hydrolase — MILNALSSSLIIIDEQEKLMPAISNREQVIDNSIRLIKAADHLSVPIVITEQYSPGLGLTLSEVSDATHGSAQIIDKTSFSAMKDETFKDYISELSKLCRHSFVLTGCEAHVCVLQTALEIKAAGHDVFIVTDSVGSRDPKSVETALARMSAAGIHLVTTEMVLFEWIERYDCKAFKALRELIV; from the coding sequence ATGATATTAAATGCATTATCTTCATCTTTGATAATTATTGATGAGCAAGAAAAATTAATGCCTGCGATCTCAAATCGAGAACAAGTTATTGATAATTCTATTCGCCTCATTAAAGCTGCAGATCATCTTTCTGTTCCAATAGTTATAACAGAACAATATTCCCCTGGCCTAGGCTTAACTCTAAGCGAGGTGAGTGATGCCACCCATGGGTCTGCTCAGATTATTGATAAAACCAGTTTTTCAGCCATGAAGGATGAAACCTTTAAGGATTACATTTCTGAACTATCTAAACTTTGTCGCCACTCTTTTGTTTTAACTGGCTGTGAAGCCCATGTTTGCGTGCTGCAAACTGCTCTTGAAATCAAAGCTGCTGGTCATGATGTGTTTATTGTAACCGATAGTGTTGGTAGCCGGGATCCAAAATCAGTAGAGACAGCTTTAGCTCGCATGAGTGCTGCTGGCATTCATTTGGTTACAACAGAAATGGTTTTATTTGAATGGATCGAGCGCTATGATTGCAAAGCTTTTAAAGCTCTTCGTGAGTTGATTGTTTGA
- a CDS encoding OmpA family protein yields MFFLRFFTFVLVMSFLINSSFRSVEAYAKDAHGSQDHPLISRYPDTSIVSYHTSDFEEFMIAKGPITKESFQEQGNSALPPVSKYEGKTTSINYKGNNKKISALAVYRNYEKAFTKHNFKTIFKCKSDDECGGWFAKQLYWYGDPKRQGRHRYLDAPNLHGKRQAYYYWSGTAQVQGQNYVVSLLVAQDTAAHSPVKIILDVNSPEKLNEDQIGINLNQMKDDIKTSGKVVLDGIFFDFDKSTLKPSSDKALSIIADYLKLNKSKKFFVVGHTDNKGSVKYNRVLSTKRAQTVVRNLVEKYGIQNARLHPYGVGPVSPILSNEDEKGRAQNRRVELVLNK; encoded by the coding sequence ATGTTTTTTTTACGTTTTTTCACTTTTGTTTTAGTGATGAGTTTCTTAATTAATAGCAGTTTTAGGAGCGTTGAAGCTTATGCTAAAGATGCTCACGGCTCACAAGACCATCCTTTAATTTCTCGCTATCCTGACACCTCCATTGTTTCTTATCATACCTCAGATTTTGAAGAGTTTATGATTGCCAAAGGGCCTATCACGAAGGAAAGCTTTCAAGAGCAAGGTAACTCTGCGCTACCGCCGGTGAGTAAGTATGAAGGAAAAACCACCTCTATTAATTACAAAGGAAATAACAAAAAAATTTCCGCTCTTGCGGTTTATAGAAATTATGAGAAAGCTTTTACCAAACATAATTTTAAAACCATTTTCAAATGTAAAAGTGATGACGAGTGCGGCGGATGGTTTGCCAAACAGCTTTATTGGTATGGCGACCCGAAACGACAAGGCCGTCATCGCTATTTAGATGCGCCTAACCTTCATGGCAAACGCCAAGCTTATTATTATTGGAGTGGCACCGCTCAAGTGCAAGGACAAAACTATGTTGTATCTTTACTTGTTGCGCAGGATACAGCAGCTCATTCCCCTGTTAAAATTATTCTTGATGTGAACAGCCCAGAAAAACTTAATGAAGATCAGATTGGAATTAACCTCAATCAGATGAAAGATGACATAAAGACATCTGGTAAAGTTGTCCTCGACGGGATCTTTTTTGATTTTGATAAATCTACTTTGAAGCCCTCTTCTGATAAAGCTCTCTCCATCATTGCGGATTATTTGAAATTAAACAAAAGCAAGAAATTTTTCGTTGTTGGACATACTGATAATAAAGGATCGGTGAAATATAACAGGGTGCTTAGTACGAAAAGAGCTCAAACAGTGGTTCGCAATCTCGTTGAGAAATACGGCATTCAGAATGCTCGCCTACACCCTTATGGAGTTGGCCCTGTTAGTCCTATATTGAGTAATGAAGATGAAAAAGGACGCGCTCAGAACAGACGTGTTGAACTTGTTTTAAACAAGTAG
- a CDS encoding metalloregulator ArsR/SmtB family transcription factor: METIFKALSDKHRLQLLDALKEEDGRTLGDLETVLPHLTRFGVMKHLKVLEEALLIQTRKVGRFKYHYLNTVPLQEISDRWISRFAAPISEGMVDLKTKLERVTIMDTQTKPRHVFTTIIQTSDKKLWSALTEPSDVQKYFFGLNVQTDWKKGSEIFYIKGNGDHEITGKVLEVVPLKKLAHTFKGICTPGQEDDVPSRVTYEIEDLGNACKLTLVHDEFDGETETYKNTGGGWPLVLSGLKTLLETGKPLEIAS; the protein is encoded by the coding sequence ATGGAAACAATATTTAAAGCGCTTAGCGATAAGCACCGCTTGCAGCTCTTAGATGCCTTGAAAGAGGAAGATGGCCGCACGCTTGGAGATCTTGAAACTGTACTGCCTCACCTCACCCGCTTTGGCGTGATGAAGCATTTAAAAGTTCTTGAAGAGGCCTTACTTATTCAAACCCGCAAGGTTGGGCGTTTTAAATATCATTACCTTAATACAGTCCCCTTGCAGGAAATTTCGGACCGATGGATTTCTCGGTTTGCTGCTCCGATTAGTGAGGGAATGGTGGATTTAAAAACTAAGTTAGAGAGAGTAACAATTATGGATACGCAAACAAAACCTCGCCATGTGTTTACAACAATCATTCAAACTTCAGATAAGAAATTATGGTCTGCTCTTACAGAGCCATCTGATGTCCAAAAATATTTTTTTGGATTGAATGTACAAACTGATTGGAAAAAGGGTAGCGAAATTTTTTATATCAAAGGGAATGGAGATCATGAAATTACCGGTAAGGTTCTTGAAGTCGTTCCTTTGAAAAAACTAGCCCATACGTTTAAAGGCATCTGCACACCCGGCCAGGAAGATGATGTGCCGTCTCGGGTGACCTATGAAATTGAAGATTTGGGAAATGCTTGCAAGCTCACGTTAGTGCATGATGAATTTGACGGGGAAACCGAGACATATAAAAACACGGGTGGCGGGTGGCCACTTGTTCTTTCGGGCTTGAAGACTTTGCTTGAGACCGGCAAGCCTCTTGAGATTGCCTCGTAA
- a CDS encoding tellurite resistance TerB family protein gives MSLNLSIHEALIYTMLTMSGVDRDISDTELGRIGAVVKNSPVFEDFDIELLTKVSAKCGEDLGKENGLSEVLAAIAIAIPEKLRETAYAFAVEIAIIDRKVEREEIRFLQMLRDSLHLDKLVTAAIERGARARHRKI, from the coding sequence GTGTCCCTTAATTTATCAATCCATGAAGCTTTAATTTATACAATGCTCACAATGTCTGGTGTGGATCGAGATATTTCAGATACAGAGTTAGGGCGCATTGGCGCAGTCGTGAAAAATTCTCCGGTCTTCGAAGATTTTGATATTGAGTTGCTAACAAAAGTTTCAGCCAAATGCGGCGAAGATCTTGGTAAGGAAAATGGATTAAGTGAAGTTCTTGCAGCCATTGCCATTGCCATCCCTGAGAAACTAAGAGAAACAGCCTACGCATTTGCAGTGGAGATAGCGATTATTGACCGCAAAGTAGAAAGAGAAGAAATTCGTTTTCTTCAAATGCTCCGCGATAGTCTGCATCTGGATAAATTAGTAACAGCAGCTATTGAGCGCGGTGCAAGAGCAAGGCATAGAAAAATCTAA
- a CDS encoding YqaA family protein has protein sequence MITLDEEKIRKGATSRRAYGLLSAVSFLESAILPLPVDAVSIPMMLGAPSKAFRVAHVALITSVLGGLLGYFIGYLFFEGFGDKIITYYGLTEQFEEFQQTTKNDWWKAAIAIFGAAITPIPFKLVCIGSGVMGVNLPMFIAVAMLGRAIRFYFFAIVFKYLGRPVRDFALRHLKLVGSLTMIIMILGFLSIYWL, from the coding sequence ATGATCACTTTAGACGAAGAAAAAATACGCAAAGGCGCGACATCACGTCGTGCATATGGCCTGTTGTCTGCGGTTTCATTTCTGGAAAGTGCAATTCTTCCTCTTCCTGTCGATGCTGTTTCTATTCCAATGATGTTGGGTGCCCCTTCAAAAGCGTTTAGAGTGGCACACGTCGCGCTCATAACATCAGTTCTAGGTGGTTTGTTAGGATATTTTATTGGCTATCTTTTCTTTGAAGGCTTTGGTGATAAAATTATAACTTATTACGGACTGACAGAACAATTTGAAGAGTTTCAACAAACAACTAAAAACGATTGGTGGAAAGCAGCTATTGCCATTTTTGGCGCAGCAATCACCCCAATTCCTTTTAAACTTGTGTGCATCGGCTCAGGTGTGATGGGTGTGAATTTACCCATGTTTATTGCAGTCGCCATGCTGGGCCGTGCAATTAGATTTTATTTTTTCGCTATTGTCTTTAAATATCTCGGTCGTCCAGTGAGAGACTTTGCCTTAAGGCATCTCAAATTAGTTGGCTCATTAACAATGATAATCATGATCCTGGGCTTCCTAAGCATCTATTGGCTGTAA
- the dapE gene encoding succinyl-diaminopimelate desuccinylase, giving the protein MSDTAIKYTQELIACESVTPIEGGALTYLETHLSKAGFSCTRLPFTEEGTADVDNLYAQFGSGHPHLMFAGHTDVVDPGDLSLWTYPPFSGEIHDGKLYGRGSADMKGGIACFLAAALEHIKHPNFKGTISFLITGDEEGPAINGTVKMLEWLKEQNIQPTHAIVGEPTNPSFVGEAIKIGRRGSLNGWLTVKGKQGHVAYPHLASNPIDGIALALVELKKEELDEGTPHFLPSHLEITSVDVGNKTVNVIPSEARCHFNIRYNDTFTAAELEALIQRQVTTALIDKDLDFSLKFQRSADCFVTEPGPWIETLTRSIFEVTNMQPSLSTSGGTSDARFIKNVCPVVELGLSNATIHQINENVSLKDMVQLTEIYEKFLNYYFA; this is encoded by the coding sequence ATGTCTGATACAGCCATTAAATATACTCAGGAACTCATTGCTTGTGAAAGCGTTACCCCTATTGAAGGCGGAGCGCTAACTTACCTTGAAACTCACCTATCAAAAGCGGGGTTTTCTTGCACGCGGCTTCCTTTTACTGAAGAAGGAACAGCTGATGTTGACAATCTTTATGCGCAATTCGGTTCAGGTCATCCTCACTTGATGTTTGCGGGGCATACTGATGTCGTTGACCCTGGAGATTTATCTCTTTGGACCTATCCTCCGTTTTCCGGTGAGATCCATGATGGAAAATTATATGGCAGAGGCTCAGCTGATATGAAAGGAGGGATTGCCTGTTTTTTAGCTGCTGCGCTAGAGCATATTAAACATCCTAATTTTAAAGGGACGATCTCATTTCTTATTACTGGTGATGAAGAAGGACCTGCGATCAACGGCACAGTTAAAATGCTTGAGTGGCTTAAGGAACAAAACATTCAACCAACCCATGCCATTGTTGGAGAGCCGACAAACCCAAGCTTTGTAGGCGAAGCGATTAAAATTGGCAGACGAGGATCTTTAAATGGCTGGCTAACCGTTAAAGGAAAACAAGGTCATGTGGCTTACCCACATTTAGCTTCTAATCCGATTGATGGTATTGCACTTGCTTTAGTTGAACTTAAGAAAGAAGAACTTGATGAGGGGACGCCGCATTTTCTTCCCTCTCATTTGGAAATCACTTCTGTTGATGTGGGCAATAAGACGGTGAATGTCATCCCATCAGAAGCCCGTTGTCATTTTAACATCCGTTACAATGATACATTTACAGCGGCCGAACTTGAAGCTCTTATACAGAGACAAGTTACTACAGCTCTTATTGATAAGGATCTTGATTTTTCGCTGAAGTTTCAGCGGAGTGCAGATTGCTTCGTGACTGAGCCTGGCCCGTGGATTGAGACCTTAACTCGCTCAATTTTTGAGGTCACAAATATGCAACCCAGCCTCTCAACATCCGGTGGAACTTCAGACGCTCGCTTTATTAAAAATGTATGTCCGGTGGTTGAATTGGGCCTTTCTAATGCAACCATCCATCAAATAAATGAGAACGTATCTCTTAAAGATATGGTGCAACTCACAGAGATATATGAGAAATTTCTTAATTACTACTTCGCCTAA
- a CDS encoding TIGR03808 family TAT-translocated repetitive protein: MSVNRRDLLLGSLPLAAGATLANSAEAKATKPIKLASLSFTATGLVPNAKADQTAKLQAAIDLAAKNKVKLTLPGGRFLTGPLTLRAGSHIEGVYGETVLQFSKGASFISAKDLSTATLQYLVFDGGSRGFTGGSTNGLLSFNNIPNLLIEHCFIRDGLLNGLSLQNCGGHIHANKISLCGSAGIFATDSSQLEISHNHVTDCSNNGILVWRSKKGTDGTIVSQNHIHRIKTKDGGSGQNGNGVNVYRAGNVIVSNNVISDCAFSAVRGNAADNIQILNNSCSKLGEVALYSEFGFEGTIISNNMVDDAHVGISITNFNEGGRLATATGNLIRNLKKYKGNAAIGIAVEADTMVTGNVVEKVPGLGISLGYGKYMRQVTVNNNLVRDVQIGIGVSTHTEAGYALIATNMITGAKKGGVRAMDLEKPIGPDLTKSSSEAFLNLAVYGNVSL; encoded by the coding sequence ATGAGTGTAAATCGACGTGACCTACTCTTAGGCTCTCTTCCACTTGCAGCTGGAGCTACGCTTGCAAATAGTGCTGAAGCAAAAGCCACTAAGCCTATAAAACTGGCTTCTCTCTCGTTCACAGCTACTGGTCTTGTACCAAATGCAAAAGCTGATCAGACAGCTAAACTGCAAGCTGCTATCGATTTGGCCGCAAAGAACAAGGTCAAGCTCACCTTGCCAGGTGGCAGGTTTCTCACAGGGCCTCTCACTTTAAGAGCCGGTTCACATATTGAAGGCGTTTACGGAGAGACTGTTCTTCAGTTCTCTAAGGGGGCGTCATTCATTTCAGCAAAAGACCTCTCAACTGCCACTTTACAATATTTAGTGTTTGATGGTGGATCGCGTGGATTTACAGGCGGTTCGACGAATGGTCTCTTAAGCTTCAATAATATTCCCAACCTCCTCATAGAGCACTGCTTTATTAGAGATGGTTTGCTCAACGGTTTGAGTTTACAAAATTGTGGCGGGCATATCCATGCCAACAAAATTAGCCTATGCGGCTCAGCTGGGATTTTTGCGACGGATTCCTCTCAATTAGAAATATCGCACAACCATGTCACGGACTGTAGCAATAATGGCATTCTGGTTTGGCGCTCTAAAAAGGGAACTGATGGGACGATTGTTTCTCAGAACCATATTCACCGCATCAAAACAAAAGATGGTGGCTCAGGTCAAAATGGAAATGGTGTGAATGTTTACCGAGCGGGAAATGTGATCGTTTCTAATAATGTGATTAGTGATTGCGCTTTTTCTGCTGTTCGGGGTAACGCTGCTGATAACATTCAAATTCTAAATAATAGTTGTTCGAAACTTGGAGAAGTTGCGCTTTATTCAGAATTTGGCTTTGAAGGCACGATCATTTCTAACAATATGGTCGATGATGCTCATGTTGGTATTTCCATTACCAACTTTAACGAAGGGGGACGCTTAGCGACTGCCACTGGCAACCTCATTCGTAATCTGAAGAAATACAAAGGCAATGCAGCCATAGGCATCGCTGTTGAAGCGGATACAATGGTCACTGGCAATGTGGTTGAAAAAGTACCAGGGCTTGGCATCTCTCTTGGCTATGGAAAATATATGCGTCAGGTTACTGTGAATAATAATCTCGTTCGTGATGTGCAAATTGGTATTGGTGTTTCAACCCACACAGAAGCTGGTTACGCACTCATTGCTACGAATATGATTACAGGCGCAAAAAAAGGTGGTGTGCGCGCCATGGACCTTGAGAAACCAATTGGGCCAGACCTTACCAAATCAAGTTCAGAAGCGTTTCTAAACTTGGCCGTTTATGGAAATGTTAGTCTCTAG